A single Verrucomicrobiia bacterium DNA region contains:
- a CDS encoding transposase, with protein sequence MRTPRIKADPSLPATYHCMSRVAGRLPLLDDSAKHKLLDILHHLARFCDIDVITFCMMSNHFHLLIRVPPKPLPDSIPDDVILAKLEDFYGPKA encoded by the coding sequence ATGAGAACCCCACGCATCAAGGCCGATCCCTCCCTCCCCGCGACGTACCACTGCATGTCCCGCGTCGCCGGCCGCCTCCCTCTCCTCGACGATTCCGCCAAGCACAAACTCCTCGACATCCTCCATCACCTCGCCCGGTTCTGTGACATCGACGTCATCACCTTCTGCATGATGTCCAACCACTTCCATCTCCTCATCCGCGTTCCTCCAAAGCCCCTCCCGGACTCCATCCCGGACGACGTCATCCTCGCCAAACTCGAGGACTTCTACGGGCCCAAGGCA